The genomic region GCATTTTTTTCTCCTCCGGCGGGGAGAAACAGCGGACAATTGTTAAGCTTGTTGACGTTGATGAGAAACCAAAACTCTCCATTGGTGCAAATGAGCTCCGATGGCACTGACTTATGCAGCTAAACATAATGTTATGCTGGGGTGTGCTGTAGGGTTTGGGTTAGACGTGCTCTCTTTGAAGAACCCCACCATCAATATGAGCCCACCATGAGTCACCGAAGTCggatggtgggggcgggCGGTGAGCAGCCAAAATCTCAATCTGGCCAGCTTTGTCCACTGCTGCTTGGCTCTTGGTGACAACGGTCGAGGGTCCATTGCTGCCAGTCACTGACACCCCCTGGTTCGCTGGAGATTCTCTTGTACTAGGATTCGATATTGATATCTCACTCAAGatcaccaaccacctgcCCAATTCTCGATGGCTTCCACCGCGAAGCTCGATATCCGGCCATCCGCCGAAGAGGCCCGCTCTGTTTTTGAGCAGGCCCGCCAAGCCAGTCCACGGCCAACCCTCCTTCCCGTTTGCTACTCAGTTCCCTCGGACCTGCTGACGCCATCTGCCATCTACCTCAAGCTCTCCAACGGGTACGTGATGCATGCGAACGATTGAGTGGAGCTATGTCAATTGAGTCGGTTGGAATAAGTCATTGAACCAGTTCTGATATGACAACACAGTGCCACTGCTGAGTATTCATTCCTTCTCGAGAGCGCCACCGGTAGCACTGGGACGATTGGCCGTTATAGTTTTATCGGTGCCAGTGAGTTTGAGCCGGCTACAAGGTGACACTTTGCCATATTTAACTTCTGACACGATCGATAGATCCCAGAAAAGTGCTGGCCACCGGCCCCGGATATGAAGATGTCGGCGACCCCCTCCGTGCTCTTGAGAGTACTCTCGGTCAGGACCGTGTTCTCAGCATCCCATCACTGAGACTCCCCAGTCTGACCGGAGGTGCTGTCGGGTACTTGTCCTATGACTGCATCAGGTACTTTGAGCCCAAGACGGCCAGAGCTCTCAAGGACAACCTACAGATCCCCGAGGCGCTCTTTATGCTTTTTGACACCATCGTCGCCTTTGACCACTTTTACCAGACCGTTACCATTGTGACTCACATGAGACTACCAGAAACCGTCGGGGATGAGTTCCAAGCTGCCTACGACGAGGCCGCTGCCACAATCAAGTCCACTCTGGACCTTATTCAACAGAACGAGAttcctcttccacccgcGACACCCAGCAAGCCGGCCTCGGAGCAGCAATATTCATCAAACGTTGGCCGTCATGGCTATGAGACCTTTGTCACTGAGCTCAAAAAGCACATCATCAAAGGCGACATCATTCAGGCTGTCCCATCACAACGCTTTTCCCGAAGCACCAGCCTGCATCCATTCAACATCTATCGCACATTGCGGTCCCTGAACCCATCCCcatacctcttcttcctgtctTGCTCCGACTTCCACATTATCGGCGCTTCACCAGAATGTCTTATGAAGACAGACGGCTACGCTGACCTTCCTGAAGACGAAAGATTTGGCTACTCTGCACAAGACGCCCTTTCTCGCCCGAAGATTGTCAACCATGCCATCGCGGGCACCATCAAGCGCGGCGCCAA from Podospora bellae-mahoneyi strain CBS 112042 chromosome 4, whole genome shotgun sequence harbors:
- the TRP2_2 gene encoding anthranilate synthase component 1 (BUSCO:EOG09262L1P; EggNog:ENOG503NVS2; COG:E), with translation MASTAKLDIRPSAEEARSVFEQARQASPRPTLLPVCYSVPSDLLTPSAIYLKLSNGATAEYSFLLESATGSTGTIGRYSFIGANPRKVLATGPGYEDVGDPLRALESTLGQDRVLSIPSLRLPSLTGGAVGYLSYDCIRYFEPKTARALKDNLQIPEALFMLFDTIVAFDHFYQTVTIVTHMRLPETVGDEFQAAYDEAAATIKSTLDLIQQNEIPLPPATPSKPASEQQYSSNVGRHGYETFVTELKKHIIKGDIIQAVPSQRFSRSTSLHPFNIYRTLRSLNPSPYLFFLSCSDFHIIGASPECLMKTDGYADLPEDERFGYSAQDALSRPKIVNHAIAGTIKRGANPAEDDELAAILQNSTKDRAEHVMLVDLARNDVNRVCHPSTVKVDRLMRIDRFSHVQHLTSEVSGLLRPECTRWDAMRSIFPAGTVSGAPKIKAMELIYDLEKEKRGIYAGATGWFAYDVVRSLGEGNGFKLDEGQMDTCIAIRTMLVKKGVAYLQAGGGIVFDSEKTEEWMETMNKLAANLRCIEQAEKYYGDGAGTKSVQDIIDDERRKGDEYYSSLQTTSAGA